The genomic region ACAGCGCTTTCGGCAGAGCTTACTAGATATTCCGAACGAGCGCAGCTCTCACACCCAGCCTACTCCCCGTGGTGGCGGCTTAGGATTTATTATTGCCTTCGCCATTACGAGTGCGATTGCTATGGGAAATAACTATGTTCATCTATTTGCAGACGTACCATTAAATCTTAATTTAGCGATTGTCTGGTTAATACTGATTCCGCTTGCCACTATTGGGTTTATTGACGATCGCAGTAACGTTCCCGCAGGCATTCGTTATTTGGTTCAGTTGGCTGTTGCTGGAGTTGCAGTGACTTATTTTGGTGCTTTTCCTCAACCTTGGCTGTCGCAGTTTGGAGTTGTCGGTAGTGTTGTAGCAATTGTTCTAACTGCAATTGGCATGACAGCGATCGTCAACTTCTACAACTTTATGGATGGGTTGGACGGAATTGTGGCTGGAACGAGTGCAATTGAGTTGGGTTTCTTTGCTTTTTACCTACATCAGCCCCTATTGTGGTTTCTAGTAGCAGCGCTCGTAGGCTTTCTGTGGTGGAACTGGTCGCCAGCCAAGATTTTTATGGGCGATGCCGGTAGTACCGTTTTAGGTGCTACAGTGGCGATCGCTTTACTCAATGCTGGCGATAGCGCAG from Chroococcidiopsis sp. SAG 2025 harbors:
- a CDS encoding glycosyltransferase family 4 protein — translated: MTTMPSIVLSVFSFGISFLTVNLIRQRFRQSLLDIPNERSSHTQPTPRGGGLGFIIAFAITSAIAMGNNYVHLFADVPLNLNLAIVWLILIPLATIGFIDDRSNVPAGIRYLVQLAVAGVAVTYFGAFPQPWLSQFGVVGSVVAIVLTAIGMTAIVNFYNFMDGLDGIVAGTSAIELGFFAFYLHQPLLWFLVAALVGFLWWNWSPAKIFMGDAGSTVLGATVAIALLNAGDSAVQAWSALVVTLPLIGDAIYTIVRRLLKRENIFQAHRSHLYQRLQQSGWSHGRVAATYIGITLAIALVVSFYGFKGAIVSAIGTVAAGLGGEIYLRSRVIKQES